The proteins below come from a single Ignavibacteriota bacterium genomic window:
- the ppk1 gene encoding polyphosphate kinase 1 — protein MYAKQQDAAYDAVLPGEADHEGIRVVAEQGIQAVNLYDSSLYFNRELSWIDFNTRVLNEALDPDVPLLERLKFLAITSSNLDEFFMIRVAGLQDQLALGVPDVPPDGMTPEETLDEIHSRVTRMMKAMSDCFLRDIVPGLEAENVFIHSREQLDEHARHWCEQYFYDDVFPVLTPLAIDPGHPFPHLLNRSLNLLMTIGDPVTGDERIAVVQVPPIISRLVSIPTYKKGEHFVLLGEIIAANADALFPGLQVKQWHRFRVTRNADLEIADDEASDLLKTIEEQVRRRRWGAVVRLEVDHRMPKKQRKLLMRAMHVAERDVYTIEGPMNLADFMDLIKLPKRHLKDRTHAPRPVPQLRNDPNIFDAIKARDIFLHHPYDSFTPVVEFIEEAADDPRVLAIKQTLYRAGGGESAIVKALARAAENGKQVTAFVELKARFDEENNIIWARALEHAGVHVVYGIMGLKTHCKVAIVVRKEKKGLRTYAHFSTGNYNESTAKLYTDFGLLTCREDIGYEASGLFNYLTGYSHQSEWNKIVVAPISMRQKLLGLIQREAEKQREGGRGRIIAKLNALVDSQIIRALYRASQAGVSIDLAVRGICCLRPGLPGVSENIRVRSIIGRFLEHSRVFVFGEDNECEVYISSADWMPRNLNRRVEVMTRVEDEDVVRRILESILPPYLDPRTEAYELLEDGSYVLSVPREGAPLNVMEHFIKITDAAYRAAKSNGRDDDTDE, from the coding sequence ATGTACGCCAAGCAGCAGGATGCGGCGTACGATGCGGTGCTGCCCGGCGAGGCGGATCACGAAGGGATCCGCGTCGTGGCGGAGCAGGGGATACAGGCGGTGAACCTGTACGATTCCTCGTTGTACTTTAATCGCGAATTGAGTTGGATCGATTTTAACACGCGCGTGCTGAACGAGGCGCTCGATCCCGACGTGCCGCTGCTGGAACGCCTGAAGTTCCTGGCGATCACCTCGTCGAACCTCGACGAATTTTTTATGATCCGTGTGGCGGGATTGCAGGATCAGCTTGCGCTCGGCGTGCCCGACGTGCCGCCCGACGGCATGACTCCCGAGGAAACGCTCGACGAGATCCACTCCCGGGTTACACGCATGATGAAGGCGATGTCGGACTGTTTCCTCCGCGACATCGTGCCCGGCCTCGAAGCCGAGAACGTGTTCATCCATTCCCGCGAACAGCTCGACGAGCATGCGCGCCACTGGTGCGAGCAGTATTTCTACGATGATGTGTTCCCCGTTCTCACGCCGCTGGCCATCGATCCCGGACATCCCTTCCCGCATCTGTTGAACAGATCCCTGAACCTCCTGATGACGATCGGCGATCCCGTGACGGGCGACGAGCGCATCGCCGTGGTGCAGGTGCCGCCCATCATCTCGCGGCTCGTGTCGATTCCGACCTACAAAAAGGGCGAACATTTCGTGCTTCTGGGCGAAATCATCGCGGCCAACGCCGACGCCCTGTTCCCGGGCCTGCAGGTGAAGCAGTGGCATCGTTTCCGTGTCACGCGCAACGCCGATCTCGAGATCGCGGACGACGAGGCGTCGGACCTCCTCAAGACCATCGAGGAGCAGGTGCGGCGCCGACGCTGGGGCGCCGTTGTGCGTCTCGAAGTCGATCATCGCATGCCCAAGAAGCAGCGCAAGCTGCTGATGCGCGCGATGCACGTGGCGGAACGCGACGTGTACACGATCGAGGGGCCGATGAACCTCGCGGATTTTATGGACCTGATCAAGCTGCCAAAGCGGCACCTGAAGGACCGCACGCACGCGCCCCGTCCCGTGCCGCAGCTTCGCAACGATCCGAACATCTTCGACGCGATCAAGGCGCGCGACATCTTCCTGCACCACCCCTACGATTCATTCACACCGGTGGTGGAATTTATCGAGGAGGCCGCCGACGACCCCCGCGTGCTCGCGATCAAACAGACGCTCTACCGCGCGGGAGGCGGAGAATCGGCCATCGTGAAGGCGCTTGCGCGCGCGGCCGAAAACGGCAAGCAGGTGACGGCCTTTGTGGAATTAAAGGCGCGTTTCGACGAGGAGAACAACATCATCTGGGCGCGCGCGCTCGAACACGCGGGCGTGCATGTGGTGTATGGAATCATGGGCCTCAAGACACACTGCAAGGTCGCCATCGTCGTGCGCAAGGAGAAAAAGGGCCTGCGCACCTACGCACATTTCAGCACAGGCAATTACAACGAAAGCACAGCAAAACTGTATACCGATTTCGGCCTGCTCACCTGCAGGGAGGACATCGGCTACGAGGCCTCGGGCCTTTTCAATTATCTCACGGGATATTCCCACCAGTCCGAATGGAACAAGATCGTCGTCGCGCCGATCTCGATGCGCCAGAAGCTGCTGGGCCTCATACAGCGTGAAGCCGAGAAACAGCGCGAGGGGGGGCGGGGCCGCATCATCGCCAAACTCAACGCCCTGGTCGACTCGCAGATTATCCGCGCGCTGTACCGCGCCTCGCAGGCGGGCGTGTCGATCGATCTCGCGGTGCGCGGCATATGCTGCCTGCGTCCCGGACTTCCCGGCGTGTCGGAAAACATCCGCGTGCGCAGCATTATCGGACGTTTCCTCGAGCACAGCCGCGTGTTTGTGTTCGGCGAGGACAATGAGTGCGAGGTGTACATCTCGAGCGCCGACTGGATGCCGCGCAACCTGAACCGCCGCGTCGAGGTCATGACACGGGTCGAGGACGAAGACGTCGTCCGCCGCATTCTGGAATCGATTCTTCCACCGTACCTCGATCCGCGCACCGAGGCGTACGAATTGCTCGAGGACGGGAGTTACGTCCTGTCGGTGCCGCGCGAAGGCGCACCGCTCAACGTCATGGAGCATTTCATCAAGATCACAGACGCCGCGTACCGCGCCGCGAAGAGCAACGGCCGCGACGACGACACCGACGAGTAG
- a CDS encoding bifunctional UDP-3-O-[3-hydroxymyristoyl] N-acetylglucosamine deacetylase/3-hydroxyacyl-ACP dehydratase, which translates to MLVQQRTIKESASFSGTGLHTGAMTTLTFRPAPENYGIRFIRTDLGGNPEIPALVDYVVDVSRGTTLGHGDIKVYTVEHVLAAVAGLQIDNLVIELDGIEPPLGDGSAHPFVEALLRAGVVDQSAPKDYLIIDKTIQYSNAEKEIDIVALPLDDFRVTVMVDYKNPALGSQHTGLFNLEQEFVSQFASSRTFCFLTEVEMLHDAGLIKGGTLDSAVVIVDRELDAQQLKLLQKKLSIDETIHLNDHGFLNDITLRYRNEPARHKLLDLIGDLSLVGVPLKAQILAARPGHASNVEFARMIRKLYLEKRLVKKYQVAKKEGIVYDIQAIMEILPHRYPFLLVDRVISLEIEKKIVGIKNVSMNEPFFQGHFPGRPVMPGVLIIEAMAQCGGILLLNSIEDIKTKLAFFSTIDKAKFRRPVLPGDQIVLEVEQVQRRRNILHMRGRAFVDGQLVAEAEMMAAVVDR; encoded by the coding sequence ATGCTCGTACAACAGCGGACAATCAAAGAAAGCGCGTCGTTTTCGGGCACCGGACTCCACACCGGCGCGATGACCACGCTGACATTCCGGCCCGCGCCGGAGAATTACGGCATCCGTTTCATCCGCACGGATCTCGGAGGAAATCCTGAGATCCCCGCCCTCGTCGATTACGTCGTCGACGTGTCGCGTGGCACGACGCTCGGACATGGCGACATCAAGGTGTACACCGTCGAGCATGTGCTCGCCGCCGTCGCGGGACTGCAGATCGACAATCTCGTCATTGAACTCGACGGCATCGAGCCGCCGCTCGGCGACGGCAGCGCGCATCCCTTTGTCGAGGCGCTGCTCCGCGCGGGTGTCGTCGACCAGTCCGCCCCGAAAGATTATCTGATCATCGACAAGACCATTCAGTACTCGAACGCCGAGAAGGAAATCGACATCGTCGCGCTTCCGCTCGACGACTTCCGCGTCACGGTGATGGTCGATTACAAGAATCCGGCACTCGGCAGCCAGCACACGGGGCTCTTCAATCTCGAACAGGAATTTGTGTCGCAGTTCGCGTCGTCACGCACCTTCTGCTTCCTGACCGAGGTCGAAATGCTGCACGACGCGGGTCTGATCAAGGGCGGCACGCTCGACAGCGCCGTGGTGATCGTGGACCGCGAACTCGACGCGCAGCAGTTGAAACTCCTGCAGAAAAAATTGTCGATCGACGAGACCATTCACCTGAACGACCACGGATTCCTGAACGACATCACGCTGCGCTATCGCAACGAACCCGCGCGGCACAAACTGCTGGATCTCATCGGCGACCTGTCCCTCGTGGGTGTGCCGTTGAAGGCGCAGATCCTCGCGGCGCGGCCCGGTCACGCGAGCAACGTCGAATTCGCGCGCATGATCCGCAAGCTCTACCTCGAGAAACGTCTCGTGAAAAAGTACCAGGTGGCCAAAAAGGAGGGCATCGTCTACGATATCCAGGCCATCATGGAGATACTGCCGCACAGATATCCGTTCCTGCTCGTCGACAGGGTCATCAGTCTCGAGATCGAGAAGAAGATCGTGGGCATCAAGAACGTGTCGATGAACGAACCCTTCTTTCAGGGACATTTCCCCGGACGCCCGGTCATGCCCGGCGTGCTTATCATCGAAGCCATGGCGCAGTGCGGCGGCATCCTGCTGCTGAACAGCATCGAGGATATCAAAACGAAACTTGCGTTCTTCTCCACCATCGACAAGGCGAAATTCCGCCGGCCCGTGCTTCCCGGCGACCAGATCGTCCTCGAGGTCGAGCAGGTTCAGCGCCGCCGCAACATTCTGCACATGCGCGGCCGTGCCTTCGTCGACGGCCAGCTCGTGGCCGAGGCCGAGATGATGGCCGCCGTCGTCGACCGCTGA
- the lpxA gene encoding acyl-ACP--UDP-N-acetylglucosamine O-acyltransferase — protein sequence MPQIHPTAIVNSSAQLADDVIVGPFTIIEADVRIGAGTTLGAHVFVDNGARIGANVKIHQGAVIATPPQDLKYRGEPTEMFVGDNTEIREYCTLNRGTINTRRSSVGKNCFLMAYAHVAHDCTVGDHVILANGAMLGGHTVLGDWVIVGGLTGVHQFAHIGAHAMVGGVSKVVKDVPPYCLAGRLPARFEGLNSIGLRRRGFSRETIDALDAAYRALYNQGMNVSQAVEYIGRNVPMIAEVRSLLEFIAASSRGIIRAGG from the coding sequence ATGCCACAGATTCATCCGACTGCCATCGTCAATTCCTCCGCACAACTCGCCGACGACGTGATCGTCGGCCCTTTCACCATCATCGAAGCCGACGTCCGCATCGGCGCGGGCACCACGCTCGGCGCACATGTCTTCGTCGATAACGGCGCGCGCATCGGCGCCAACGTGAAGATCCATCAGGGCGCGGTGATCGCGACGCCGCCGCAGGATCTCAAATACCGCGGCGAACCGACCGAAATGTTTGTGGGCGACAACACCGAGATCCGCGAGTACTGCACGCTGAACCGCGGCACCATCAACACGCGCAGATCGTCGGTCGGTAAAAACTGTTTCCTCATGGCGTACGCGCACGTGGCGCACGACTGCACCGTCGGCGATCACGTGATCCTGGCCAACGGCGCTATGCTCGGCGGACACACGGTGCTCGGCGACTGGGTCATTGTCGGAGGATTGACCGGAGTCCACCAATTCGCGCACATCGGCGCGCATGCCATGGTGGGTGGCGTCTCGAAGGTTGTGAAGGACGTGCCGCCGTACTGCCTCGCCGGCAGACTGCCCGCGCGTTTCGAAGGCCTGAACTCGATCGGGCTGCGCCGCCGCGGTTTCTCGCGCGAGACCATCGACGCGCTCGACGCGGCCTACCGCGCTCTGTACAACCAGGGAATGAACGTGTCGCAGGCCGTGGAATACATCGGTCGCAATGTGCCGATGATTGCCGAGGTCCGCTCGCTCCTCGAATTTATCGCCGCCAGTTCGCGCGGCATCATCCGCGCCGGCGGCTGA
- a CDS encoding Gfo/Idh/MocA family oxidoreductase yields MTNAPLRIGVIGLGHLGSLHAKMLSQSRNAVLSALFDTDAAKRETVSTQLGAPAVDSIDALFDAVDAVSIATPTTTHFEIASRAIERGLHVFIEKPVTKTVEEARALNSLAAQHGRLIQVGHIERFNPAIVALDNHALAPLFVESHRLAQFNPRGTDVAVVLDLMIHDIDIILSLVKSEVTDIDASGVAVVSGSADIANARLKFANGCVANITASRISQSRMRKMRLFQRDAYISIDFLQGTSGVFRLVDADAAGVVPTPMLGQIEQGSVKRTIIFEQPPAPANHNPLAYELQLFVDAALGGAPPVVDGLAGQQALEVAERIVAMIGDARP; encoded by the coding sequence ATGACCAACGCACCTCTCCGCATCGGCGTGATCGGCCTGGGCCACCTCGGCTCGCTGCACGCGAAAATGCTCTCACAGTCCCGCAACGCCGTCCTCTCGGCCCTCTTCGACACCGACGCGGCCAAGCGCGAGACCGTCTCCACGCAACTCGGCGCGCCCGCGGTCGATTCGATCGACGCCCTCTTCGACGCGGTCGACGCCGTCTCCATCGCCACTCCCACCACCACGCATTTCGAGATCGCCTCGCGCGCGATCGAGCGCGGACTGCACGTCTTCATCGAGAAGCCCGTGACAAAGACGGTGGAGGAGGCGCGTGCCTTGAATTCCCTGGCCGCGCAACACGGGCGCCTGATCCAGGTCGGCCACATCGAGCGCTTCAATCCCGCCATCGTGGCGCTCGACAACCACGCCCTCGCGCCGCTCTTTGTCGAGTCGCATCGTCTGGCACAATTTAATCCGCGCGGCACCGACGTCGCGGTGGTGCTTGATCTGATGATACACGACATCGACATCATCCTCTCGCTCGTGAAAAGCGAGGTGACCGACATCGACGCCAGCGGCGTCGCCGTCGTGTCGGGCTCGGCCGACATCGCCAACGCGCGGCTCAAATTCGCAAACGGCTGTGTGGCGAACATCACGGCGAGCCGCATCTCGCAGAGCCGCATGCGCAAGATGCGCCTCTTCCAGCGCGACGCGTACATCTCGATCGATTTCCTGCAGGGCACGTCCGGTGTGTTCCGCCTCGTCGATGCCGACGCCGCGGGTGTCGTTCCTACGCCGATGCTGGGCCAGATCGAACAGGGATCGGTAAAACGCACGATCATCTTCGAGCAGCCGCCCGCTCCGGCCAACCACAATCCCCTCGCCTACGAATTGCAGTTGTTTGTGGATGCCGCCCTTGGCGGCGCCCCGCCCGTGGTCGACGGACTCGCAGGCCAGCAGGCGCTCGAGGTTGCGGAACGCATCGTGGCGATGATAGGCGACGCGCGGCCGTGA
- the ispE gene encoding 4-(cytidine 5'-diphospho)-2-C-methyl-D-erythritol kinase, which produces MTVSSHAKINLGLHILRKREDGYHDIDTVFHRIGMADRVTLRRVERGIRCLCSDPAIPTDERNLCVRAARALLDATGNDAGVVIDLEKTIPAGAGLGGGSSNAAAVLRALPSLLSIDIAEDDLFRIAAGLGSDIPYFLHPGSAHATGRGERLSYFMLEVPYWILVTVPPVHVSTAWAYGAFTVDPSLPVRNIRTLLSDNIHNARALVNTLRNDFEPVVFAAYEEVMRTKEILVRTGADFALMSGSGAAVFGLFADEAYAREAADFFAKRHPVSLTPPGHTF; this is translated from the coding sequence GTGACCGTCTCGAGTCACGCCAAAATCAATCTCGGCCTGCACATCCTCCGGAAACGGGAGGATGGATATCACGACATCGACACGGTGTTTCATCGCATCGGCATGGCCGACCGCGTGACGCTGCGCCGCGTGGAACGCGGCATACGCTGCCTCTGTTCCGATCCCGCGATTCCGACCGACGAGCGCAACCTCTGCGTCCGCGCGGCGCGCGCCCTGCTCGACGCGACGGGAAACGACGCGGGCGTGGTGATAGATCTCGAAAAGACCATCCCCGCGGGCGCGGGGCTGGGCGGGGGCAGTTCCAATGCCGCGGCGGTGCTGCGCGCGCTTCCCTCCCTGCTCTCGATCGACATCGCGGAGGACGATCTTTTCCGTATCGCCGCCGGACTCGGATCGGACATCCCGTACTTCCTGCACCCCGGCAGCGCACATGCCACGGGCCGCGGCGAGCGCCTCTCGTACTTCATGCTCGAGGTCCCGTACTGGATTCTTGTCACGGTCCCCCCCGTCCACGTCTCCACCGCGTGGGCCTATGGCGCGTTCACCGTCGACCCCTCGCTGCCGGTGCGGAATATTCGGACTCTCTTGTCCGATAATATCCACAACGCCCGCGCGCTGGTGAACACGCTGCGAAACGACTTCGAACCCGTCGTGTTCGCCGCATACGAGGAGGTGATGCGGACGAAGGAGATACTGGTGCGCACCGGAGCCGATTTTGCGCTGATGAGTGGGAGCGGCGCCGCGGTGTTCGGCCTTTTTGCCGACGAGGCCTATGCGCGCGAGGCGGCGGACTTCTTCGCAAAACGCCACCCGGTGTCCCTGACTCCGCCGGGACACACGTTCTGA
- the plsY gene encoding glycerol-3-phosphate 1-O-acyltransferase PlsY: MYLLSLIIILSYLVGSIPTGLIISRWVKGIDIRKAGSGNIGSTNAMRVLGWKWGLVVQVVDILKGLTAVLVIANLHYGDFPFNNKTPFDDYVVVQIIAGLAAVLGHIFSVFLSFRGGKGINTAAGMLVGIAPIDISIALIVFLIVLFSTGYVSLGSISAATAFPTTLFVRFNIFKDSIPSYHTLIIFSIALSVLLIYAHRSNIQRLLAGSEHRFHKLKILGRKVGGSMRTMIF, from the coding sequence ATGTATCTCCTCAGTCTTATCATCATCCTCAGTTATCTCGTCGGATCAATTCCAACCGGATTGATTATCTCCCGATGGGTAAAGGGCATCGATATTCGCAAAGCGGGAAGCGGGAATATCGGGAGCACCAACGCGATGCGCGTGCTTGGATGGAAATGGGGGCTTGTCGTACAGGTTGTCGATATACTGAAAGGATTGACCGCCGTGCTGGTGATTGCGAACCTGCATTACGGCGATTTCCCTTTCAACAACAAAACACCTTTTGACGATTATGTTGTGGTGCAGATCATCGCCGGTTTGGCAGCCGTGTTGGGTCACATTTTCTCCGTGTTTCTGAGTTTCCGCGGTGGCAAGGGAATAAACACGGCCGCGGGCATGCTGGTCGGCATCGCGCCGATCGACATATCGATCGCGCTGATCGTCTTCCTGATCGTCCTTTTCTCGACAGGGTATGTGTCGCTTGGCTCCATCAGCGCCGCGACAGCGTTCCCGACGACATTGTTTGTGCGCTTCAACATCTTCAAGGACAGCATCCCGAGTTACCACACGCTGATCATTTTCAGCATCGCTCTGTCCGTCCTGTTGATCTACGCGCACCGGTCGAATATCCAGCGACTCCTCGCCGGCTCCGAGCATCGATTCCATAAGCTGAAGATCCTCGGGAGGAAAGTTGGCGGATCGATGCGGACGATGATTTTCTGA
- a CDS encoding NAD(P)-dependent glycerol-3-phosphate dehydrogenase, with protein sequence MNIGVIGAGSWGTTLAVLLHENGHTVTLWSFVPADVETMRATRRNLSYMPELELPAALEVTDDISRAASGKDLLLLATPSQFLRGVLQQAAASISGDPILVNVAKGIETTTLLRMSELVADCLPASSPDRYSVLSGPSHAEEVAIGKATSVVAASVSADTVQAVQKAFMQPAFRVYGSSDVIGVELGGSLKNVIAIGAGICDGAGFGDNTKAALITRGIAEMRRLGIALGAEPHTFAGLSGLGDLIVTTMSRHSRNRHVGEEIGRGRTLAQILASMRMVAEGVDTTRSAHALALRTGAEMPITHQMYHILFDEKPPEVAVRDLMTRSARDEVW encoded by the coding sequence ATGAACATTGGTGTCATTGGTGCGGGTAGTTGGGGAACCACACTCGCCGTCCTCCTCCATGAGAACGGTCATACTGTCACGCTGTGGAGTTTTGTGCCAGCCGATGTCGAGACCATGCGCGCGACACGCCGCAACCTCTCGTACATGCCCGAGCTGGAACTGCCGGCAGCGCTCGAGGTGACGGACGACATATCACGCGCCGCGTCCGGCAAGGATCTGCTCCTGCTGGCCACACCGTCGCAGTTCCTCCGCGGAGTGCTTCAACAGGCCGCCGCGTCTATCAGCGGTGATCCGATTCTGGTGAATGTTGCAAAGGGCATCGAGACCACCACGCTGCTGCGCATGTCGGAACTTGTGGCGGACTGCCTGCCCGCGTCCTCGCCCGACCGCTACTCCGTTCTGTCAGGACCCAGTCACGCGGAGGAAGTCGCGATTGGAAAGGCCACATCGGTGGTTGCCGCCTCCGTATCTGCCGACACTGTGCAGGCCGTGCAGAAGGCCTTCATGCAACCGGCCTTCCGCGTCTATGGCAGCAGCGATGTGATCGGCGTGGAACTCGGCGGCTCGTTAAAAAATGTCATCGCAATTGGGGCGGGAATTTGTGACGGTGCGGGCTTCGGCGACAACACCAAGGCGGCGCTGATCACACGCGGCATCGCCGAAATGCGCCGGCTCGGCATCGCTCTGGGCGCCGAACCGCATACCTTCGCGGGCCTCTCGGGATTGGGCGACCTTATCGTGACGACCATGAGCCGCCACAGCCGCAACCGCCACGTCGGCGAGGAAATCGGACGCGGGCGCACGCTCGCGCAGATCCTCGCATCCATGCGTATGGTCGCCGAGGGGGTGGACACCACACGTTCAGCGCACGCGCTCGCATTGCGCACCGGCGCCGAGATGCCGATCACACATCAGATGTATCACATCCTGTTCGACGAAAAACCTCCTGAAGTCGCCGTCCGCGATCTCATGACCCGCTCCGCGAGAGACGAAGTATGGTAG